From Chitinispirillales bacterium ANBcel5, one genomic window encodes:
- a CDS encoding alpha-2-macroglobulin family protein, which produces MQRLSKYRYFILSVTVLVFCSSSHQFKFQNSPILNETQDAIIEISEGKGHEKHVSPPLAPTQKLGESVISHHLNRLEQIDEELDTTAFSLRESTQPAPRSGTTVESEFPSTEDLAPPTSNQLHDTVQLSVLRVAPEGDVPLAPHVSITFNRPMVEVTSQDDAAENVPVTLTPQPQGSWRWMGTRTLIFEPERVKLNNATDYTLVVHDNAQSIEGKTIGGQTTFSFSTPPPELKSNYPSGNRTPTNTPIFMTFNQKIDPDQIVRLTTVNTGDKKLPFRRGTLNDLTEEHEHIKKLAQQTADDHWVLLFTNTELPAAHNITVTIDKGVKSLEGPNKSPEKQIFSFRTYDPLTISHQRCNRNSDVCYPDQNWFFVANNKIEYDSFCTSMVEISPATEGLTIDRSGNRIWISGRKTPATEYTVRFSPEIKDVFGQSLNKAISFDIKVGNDHPRFFSNNSRMSVVDPSSKPSFRVSTVNYKNLAYKVWHVSPSDYSTYNRIPHYRSDDTWLNSVPGTMVTTDTVAIKGDLNSIIETEIDLSSYLSGTKGHLIVWVSPTEPMKGSRKSFFARNPHAISWLQVTNIGLDAWTDPTSLLVMATSLDAGAPLANVKVIAGSKEEVTGEDGISGIKLSEQSSPKLIAVNEADSAFLPMHLVRNVRSGQALFHVFDDRGMYRPGEEVHIKGRLRTLSQDVGADIELPNTEEPLLYVVFDSRRNEIARDTARLSSMGGFDFSFDIPSTPNLGTARIDLRTANHAYSHTFEIQEFRAPEFEVQTSTDPGPHFLNKALSATVKGSYYAGGGLSGAPVNWTVRTDDAYYTPPNRHEYSFGEQLPWFWGWYVLPSRSGSGTRERFEGVTDFSGEHNIDITVRDKKPPRPVTLTVEGSVTDVNRQQWTSSTSTLIHPASYYVGLKTDQYSYAPGDEVTVDWIVTDVDGNAIENVEVHFRAERIRTVFRGGTRTEEVVESVDHSDISTDDASQWTFTPSDGGTWKLTAVVTDNNDRHNYTAIRRWVRDPQIRPAKRVETQDIMIFPDKDSYAAGDTAKLTIQTPFAPSEGVVLLKRHGFEEQRRFTLDKTSKVISIPIKERYTPNIHVEVHISGVAPRENRTGKVNEPVPKQPALANGSINLPVPPSQRTLNVVAEAEKESLSPGESTNVAVTVKDAGGDAVRDAEVTVLVVDEAILALSNYQMRDPIEVFYRTRPPMVRKSHNRPYIILTDDSELDAIEPQGGSRSSQNSVLGAVSRSLDSAPRMMAMELSEMEPASEESSSPVTMRTDFNPLAAFTPAGKTDSSGTLNASVKLPDNLTRYRIMVIASEGSGRFGVAESNMTARLPLMVRPSAPRFLNFGDNFELPVVLQNQTDDDLTVDVVTRAQNAALHNQGYKVQIPSNDRVEVRFPASTVAAGTARFQVMASTEDGFSDASAFELPVWTPAKSEAFATYGTIDSGAVSYSVKHPAEIWPQFGGVTVSTSSTALQALTDAFIYLYTYKFAGSEQIASRIISIVALQDVLEAFNIPDIPSPDEIQKQLKTDIETLASRQNRDGGFGFWRLNQRSHPFTSLHVIHALNRALEKGYEIPSQVKRLADSYLTNIERHIPSYYSPQTRRTVIAYSLYVRSLDGDHNEKRARNLLKEAPVEEWSIGALGWLLYTLSGSPQSSEVNAIIQHLENRVHETASTAQFTTRFSEQDHLIFHSSRRSDAIVLEALIKARPQSDLIVKLVRGLLAHRKAGRWGNTQENGFVLLALDSYFAAYESQTPDFVARAWLGSQYAGDHAFRGRTAETHQITIPMHFLADQDTSENLTLLKEGAGRMYYRVGMNYAPKSLRLDPADHGFHVERQYEGMDNKEDVTLRSDGTWEIKAGTRVKVTVTMVAPGRRYHVALIDPLPAGLEPLNPSLAVTADLPEESTRQRFWWWSRPWYEHQNMRDERVEAFASLLYGGVYEYTYYARATTPGEFIVPPAKAEEMYAPETFGRSGSNVVIVK; this is translated from the coding sequence ATGCAGCGACTATCAAAGTACCGGTATTTCATCCTTTCTGTAACAGTTCTGGTTTTTTGCAGTTCAAGCCACCAGTTTAAATTTCAAAACAGTCCCATCCTAAATGAGACTCAGGACGCAATAATTGAGATCAGCGAGGGTAAGGGGCATGAAAAACATGTGTCCCCGCCACTGGCACCCACACAAAAACTTGGTGAATCGGTGATTAGTCATCACCTGAACCGACTCGAGCAAATTGATGAAGAGTTAGATACAACCGCTTTCTCCCTTCGTGAGAGTACCCAACCTGCACCCCGTAGCGGTACTACAGTAGAAAGTGAGTTTCCCTCCACTGAAGACCTTGCTCCTCCCACATCTAATCAGCTCCACGACACGGTGCAACTCTCAGTTTTACGTGTTGCTCCGGAGGGTGATGTTCCTTTAGCTCCCCATGTAAGCATTACTTTTAACAGACCCATGGTGGAGGTTACATCACAAGATGATGCCGCAGAAAATGTCCCGGTTACTCTCACCCCCCAACCACAGGGCTCATGGCGCTGGATGGGAACCCGAACCCTAATATTTGAACCTGAGAGAGTTAAACTGAATAATGCGACCGATTATACTCTGGTTGTGCACGACAATGCCCAATCAATCGAGGGGAAAACAATAGGTGGGCAAACAACGTTCAGCTTCTCTACCCCACCACCTGAGTTAAAAAGTAACTATCCATCCGGCAACAGAACCCCAACCAACACTCCGATTTTTATGACTTTCAATCAAAAGATTGATCCCGATCAAATCGTCCGTTTAACAACTGTAAACACAGGTGATAAAAAGTTACCTTTTCGCAGGGGTACTCTAAATGATCTTACCGAAGAACATGAACACATAAAAAAATTGGCACAACAAACCGCAGATGATCACTGGGTTCTACTATTCACAAACACTGAACTCCCTGCAGCCCATAACATTACAGTTACAATAGATAAGGGTGTTAAGTCCCTTGAAGGGCCAAACAAAAGCCCCGAAAAGCAAATTTTTTCATTTCGCACCTACGACCCTCTCACAATTTCTCATCAAAGATGCAATCGCAACAGCGATGTTTGCTATCCGGATCAAAACTGGTTTTTCGTTGCGAACAACAAGATTGAGTATGATTCCTTTTGTACATCGATGGTTGAAATATCCCCTGCCACCGAGGGGCTCACTATCGATCGTAGTGGCAACAGAATATGGATCAGTGGCCGCAAAACACCTGCAACAGAGTATACCGTTCGGTTTTCACCCGAGATTAAAGATGTATTTGGTCAAAGCTTAAACAAAGCGATCAGTTTTGATATTAAAGTAGGCAATGATCATCCGAGATTCTTTTCCAATAATTCCAGAATGTCTGTAGTGGACCCTTCATCGAAACCATCATTTCGCGTAAGTACTGTTAACTATAAAAACCTTGCCTACAAAGTATGGCATGTAAGCCCTTCGGACTATTCTACCTATAACAGAATCCCCCATTACCGATCTGATGATACCTGGTTAAACAGCGTACCCGGAACCATGGTTACCACTGATACCGTGGCGATCAAAGGAGATCTTAACAGTATAATAGAAACAGAGATTGATTTAAGCAGCTATCTTTCCGGTACCAAAGGTCACCTGATCGTATGGGTTAGCCCTACTGAACCGATGAAAGGATCACGAAAGTCATTTTTTGCCCGGAATCCTCATGCCATTTCCTGGTTACAGGTAACCAATATCGGTCTTGATGCGTGGACCGACCCAACCAGCCTTCTGGTAATGGCCACATCACTTGATGCTGGTGCACCTTTGGCAAATGTTAAAGTGATCGCAGGTTCAAAAGAGGAAGTAACGGGCGAGGATGGGATCTCAGGAATAAAACTCAGTGAACAATCCAGCCCAAAACTCATTGCCGTAAATGAAGCAGACAGCGCATTTTTACCTATGCACCTTGTTCGTAACGTTCGTTCTGGACAGGCACTGTTTCACGTTTTTGATGACAGAGGTATGTATCGTCCCGGTGAAGAGGTGCATATAAAGGGTCGGCTAAGGACACTATCTCAGGATGTTGGTGCTGATATTGAGTTACCAAATACAGAAGAGCCGCTCCTCTATGTGGTTTTCGATTCAAGAAGAAATGAGATTGCGCGCGACACTGCGCGGCTTTCATCCATGGGTGGATTTGACTTTTCTTTCGATATCCCTTCCACGCCCAATTTGGGCACAGCCCGTATCGATTTAAGAACTGCCAACCATGCCTATAGCCATACTTTTGAGATTCAGGAATTCAGGGCACCTGAATTTGAAGTACAAACGTCCACAGACCCAGGACCTCATTTTCTGAACAAAGCACTTTCTGCGACGGTCAAAGGTTCCTACTATGCAGGCGGAGGACTTTCCGGTGCACCCGTTAACTGGACAGTTAGAACAGACGATGCATACTATACCCCCCCTAATCGTCATGAATACTCTTTTGGTGAGCAATTGCCCTGGTTTTGGGGTTGGTATGTTTTACCTTCCCGATCCGGTTCAGGGACCAGAGAACGTTTCGAAGGTGTAACAGATTTTTCTGGCGAACACAACATTGACATTACCGTTAGAGATAAAAAACCACCCCGTCCCGTTACACTAACCGTAGAAGGGTCGGTAACCGATGTGAATCGTCAACAGTGGACATCATCCACAAGCACTCTAATCCACCCCGCAAGCTACTATGTGGGCCTGAAAACAGATCAGTACTCATATGCTCCCGGTGATGAAGTAACCGTTGATTGGATCGTAACCGATGTAGACGGTAACGCCATAGAAAATGTAGAGGTACACTTTCGCGCTGAGCGTATCCGCACCGTTTTTCGTGGTGGAACGAGAACAGAAGAGGTTGTAGAATCTGTAGATCACAGCGATATTTCAACCGATGATGCATCACAGTGGACATTTACTCCATCAGATGGCGGAACCTGGAAACTAACTGCAGTAGTAACGGATAACAATGACAGACACAACTATACCGCGATCAGGCGCTGGGTAAGAGATCCCCAGATCAGACCAGCCAAAAGAGTTGAGACACAGGATATAATGATCTTTCCTGATAAAGACTCCTACGCGGCAGGTGACACCGCCAAACTTACTATTCAGACACCCTTTGCACCTTCAGAAGGAGTTGTCTTGTTAAAGCGTCACGGTTTTGAAGAGCAGCGCAGATTCACCCTCGATAAAACATCAAAAGTAATCAGTATTCCCATCAAAGAGAGGTATACTCCTAATATTCATGTTGAGGTACATATTTCGGGTGTTGCGCCTCGGGAAAATAGGACTGGTAAGGTAAATGAACCGGTGCCCAAACAGCCGGCACTTGCAAATGGAAGCATAAATCTCCCGGTTCCTCCTTCACAGCGAACGCTTAACGTGGTAGCTGAAGCAGAGAAGGAAAGTCTTAGCCCCGGAGAGAGTACCAATGTGGCTGTTACGGTTAAAGATGCCGGTGGAGACGCGGTTAGAGATGCTGAAGTTACTGTACTGGTTGTCGACGAAGCAATACTTGCACTCTCAAACTATCAGATGCGAGACCCCATTGAAGTATTCTACAGAACCCGCCCACCAATGGTAAGAAAATCACATAACCGCCCCTATATTATTCTTACGGATGATTCAGAGCTTGATGCCATAGAGCCACAGGGAGGATCACGTAGTTCCCAAAACAGTGTTCTTGGTGCAGTCTCACGATCTTTAGACAGTGCACCACGCATGATGGCTATGGAACTCTCTGAAATGGAACCCGCATCTGAGGAGTCTTCTTCGCCTGTTACCATGCGCACAGATTTTAATCCTCTCGCGGCGTTTACCCCTGCGGGCAAGACCGACAGTTCCGGTACACTCAATGCAAGTGTCAAACTCCCTGATAATCTTACCCGTTATCGTATTATGGTTATTGCCTCTGAAGGTTCGGGGAGATTCGGAGTCGCAGAGAGCAATATGACCGCGCGCCTTCCCCTGATGGTTCGTCCAAGTGCTCCACGGTTTCTCAATTTTGGTGATAACTTTGAGCTCCCGGTTGTACTGCAAAACCAAACCGATGATGACCTTACAGTGGATGTTGTTACCAGAGCACAAAATGCTGCTTTACACAACCAGGGCTATAAGGTGCAGATTCCTTCAAACGACCGTGTAGAGGTGCGTTTCCCTGCATCAACGGTGGCTGCCGGCACTGCACGTTTTCAGGTTATGGCCAGTACAGAGGATGGCTTTTCGGACGCATCAGCGTTTGAATTGCCGGTATGGACACCTGCCAAATCTGAAGCATTTGCGACCTATGGTACAATCGATAGCGGAGCGGTATCTTACTCGGTTAAACATCCTGCGGAAATTTGGCCTCAGTTTGGAGGAGTTACAGTATCTACCTCTTCAACTGCGCTTCAGGCCCTAACAGATGCGTTTATCTATCTGTATACCTATAAATTCGCCGGTTCCGAACAGATTGCTTCACGTATAATCTCCATAGTTGCCCTTCAGGATGTTCTTGAGGCATTTAACATACCCGATATACCATCTCCTGATGAGATACAGAAACAATTGAAAACCGATATCGAAACACTGGCAAGCCGCCAGAACAGAGATGGTGGCTTTGGTTTCTGGAGGCTTAATCAAAGAAGCCACCCCTTTACTTCACTACACGTAATTCATGCACTTAACCGGGCACTTGAAAAAGGTTATGAAATTCCTTCTCAGGTGAAACGACTCGCTGATTCCTATCTTACAAATATCGAACGTCATATTCCCTCCTATTATTCACCACAGACCCGCAGAACGGTTATTGCATATTCTCTGTATGTTCGTTCACTTGATGGTGATCATAATGAAAAGAGGGCACGCAACCTCCTGAAAGAGGCACCCGTTGAAGAGTGGAGCATTGGTGCACTGGGCTGGTTGCTGTACACGCTCTCCGGTTCACCACAATCATCTGAGGTAAACGCCATTATTCAACACCTTGAAAACCGGGTGCATGAAACCGCAAGTACCGCACAATTTACAACCCGCTTTTCCGAACAGGATCACCTTATATTTCACTCCTCACGCCGCAGCGACGCAATAGTTCTTGAGGCTTTAATTAAAGCCCGTCCTCAATCTGATCTGATTGTTAAATTAGTCAGGGGTTTACTTGCACACCGAAAAGCCGGACGCTGGGGCAATACTCAGGAAAATGGTTTTGTACTTCTTGCACTTGACTCCTATTTTGCTGCTTACGAATCACAAACTCCTGATTTTGTAGCACGTGCCTGGCTTGGGTCTCAGTACGCAGGTGATCATGCGTTCAGAGGGCGCACTGCAGAAACCCATCAGATTACTATACCGATGCACTTTTTGGCTGATCAGGATACTTCAGAGAATCTTACTCTGCTTAAAGAGGGTGCTGGGAGGATGTATTACCGCGTAGGAATGAACTATGCACCAAAGAGCTTAAGACTCGACCCCGCAGATCATGGTTTTCATGTAGAGAGACAATATGAAGGTATGGATAACAAGGAGGATGTAACGCTCCGTAGTGATGGTACATGGGAAATTAAAGCTGGGACCAGAGTTAAAGTAACCGTAACGATGGTTGCACCGGGCCGCAGATACCATGTAGCACTCATCGATCCCCTGCCTGCAGGCCTGGAACCATTAAACCCATCACTGGCTGTAACCGCAGATCTGCCCGAGGAATCAACACGTCAACGATTCTGGTGGTGGTCAAGGCCCTGGTATGAGCATCAAAACATGCGCGACGAACGCGTGGAAGCATTTGCTTCCCTTCTCTACGGGGGAGTTTATGAATACACCTACTATGCCCGTGCAACCACTCCGGGAGAGTTTATCGTTCCACCGGCTAAAGCAGAGGAGATGTATGCACCCGAAACGTTTGGAAGATCAGGGAGCAATGTGGTGATAGTGAAATAG
- a CDS encoding TIGR04283 family arsenosugar biosynthesis glycosyltransferase, with amino-acid sequence MDKCISVIIPTYNERNYINKCIHSVLSQKSADTEWEIIVSDGGSTDATLDVLCSCVHKLCAARGRARQLNAGAVEAKGEILFFLHAHNLLPQGAFDAISSTIYGEGYDGGGFSNRFSQENKRIKRAGRIINMELKDIDRDHKNISFCGDNGIFVKRGVFNTLEGFRDMPIMEDVDFSLRLGRSFRCKRITEPLIITSSRRLLQHGIWRTQLEWFLLMKLYRFGVSPHLLQKIYRRYQLQK; translated from the coding sequence ATGGATAAATGTATATCGGTAATTATCCCCACCTACAACGAAAGAAACTATATCAATAAATGTATACACAGTGTTTTGTCACAAAAGAGTGCAGATACAGAGTGGGAGATTATTGTTAGCGATGGTGGAAGCACAGATGCAACGTTAGATGTGCTCTGTTCATGCGTACATAAACTTTGCGCAGCGCGGGGCAGAGCCCGACAGCTTAATGCCGGTGCGGTTGAAGCAAAGGGAGAGATCCTTTTCTTCCTTCATGCCCACAACTTACTACCACAGGGAGCCTTTGATGCAATCAGCAGCACCATCTATGGTGAAGGGTATGATGGTGGTGGTTTTTCGAATCGTTTTTCACAGGAAAACAAACGGATAAAACGTGCCGGACGAATTATCAATATGGAATTAAAGGATATCGATCGGGATCATAAGAACATTTCCTTTTGCGGTGATAACGGAATATTTGTCAAAAGAGGTGTGTTTAATACCCTTGAAGGGTTTCGTGATATGCCGATTATGGAAGATGTTGACTTTTCACTACGGTTAGGCAGAAGTTTTCGGTGCAAAAGAATCACAGAACCGTTAATTATCACTTCCTCCAGAAGGTTACTTCAGCACGGCATATGGCGAACACAGTTAGAGTGGTTTTTGCTCATGAAGCTTTACCGTTTTGGCGTGTCGCCACATCTACTGCAAAAAATCTACCGACGGTATCAACTACAGAAGTGA
- a CDS encoding SDR family NAD(P)-dependent oxidoreductase, translating into MHFKNKRVLITGGTSGIGKAFARVLSQKGAAVAVCARRQEALKKLQSVIPGIVTISVDLSKKKEIACLKKILQKEMGGIDILINNAGKMAQFDVSDGFPNRYENEIALNLNAPVELCRLFLPQLLKRDRTAIINVTSGYALWPNKTSPLYCATKSALHFFTKSIRWQLENSTVKVIEVLPPLVKTPSAAKKGGMDPLVFAKKVISQIEDGKTEIKIAEVKALSIFMRLTPFVIDRVLRKM; encoded by the coding sequence ATGCACTTTAAAAACAAACGGGTCCTGATTACCGGCGGAACCTCGGGAATAGGAAAAGCGTTTGCCCGGGTACTATCGCAAAAAGGTGCAGCAGTGGCGGTCTGTGCCAGGCGCCAAGAGGCGCTTAAAAAGCTTCAATCAGTTATCCCCGGGATAGTAACTATCTCTGTCGATTTATCGAAGAAAAAAGAGATTGCATGCCTTAAAAAGATTCTCCAAAAAGAGATGGGCGGAATCGACATACTGATCAATAATGCCGGGAAAATGGCTCAGTTTGATGTTTCTGATGGATTTCCCAACAGGTATGAAAACGAAATCGCACTTAATCTAAACGCGCCTGTAGAACTTTGCAGACTCTTTTTACCTCAACTGCTAAAGCGCGATCGGACGGCGATTATAAATGTGACCTCCGGTTATGCCCTGTGGCCAAATAAAACTTCACCACTGTATTGTGCTACCAAATCAGCGCTTCACTTTTTCACCAAATCGATACGATGGCAGCTTGAAAACAGCACTGTAAAAGTAATTGAAGTATTGCCACCGCTGGTTAAAACTCCTTCTGCTGCAAAAAAAGGGGGAATGGATCCACTTGTGTTTGCCAAAAAGGTGATTTCGCAAATAGAAGATGGCAAAACAGAGATAAAGATTGCAGAAGTTAAAGCACTTTCGATCTTTATGCGCCTAACCCCTTTTGTAATAGATCGTGTGTTAAGGAAGATGTAA
- a CDS encoding glycogen debranching N-terminal domain-containing protein — translation MNTHLFKIPDASVLPLKLVAWRGQSMLVAQADGEIRGGGICGYYFRGSRYLSNLTFAINDHKLRFCSCAKTGFNSMEFFYIYPPVEKADTGGSGSGMIEKTEGISHRGLDIRLLYYVKPSGLSVEFKITNRWDTQVNFSFHTMINADFLPMDQAYSNGSKDAQTASYSRSERGVRFTHNDPDFPLRMDFLLPECSSWIIDKHKLSRSVFLLQGETVTIRMNVQSFDPAFFLSPVQWKQREARMVSWGESLTRLSSDPYSRYPVIVNGLIDYLCSAALLEGESDQWLTPAAGYPYYPFLFGRDALTSSWMMAMFDEGQSISNTLSRLGQFQGKKVDHFRDEHPGRIIQQARNDLPSRKGDNPFDRYYGDYASPFMFIIALAHLYAWNGNLFYVKKHWDRCRKILDWAEMYADMDGDGFAEYLTSSPLGPRHQGWKDSQNAVVDESGHLVDPPVATCEVQGYYYVALQAASLFAMLNKSFRDSLDYARRARRLKRQFNKAFWVPDGGYIAFGLDSKKRQIRSMTSNMGHCLASGIIDSCYIKKVVSALFSSDMYSGWGIRTLSASNPSYNPLSYHLGSVWPVENATIALGLRRYGFDEEALELVGANYELAKMWREGHIPECIGGYDRQSVSHPGAFPRANQLQTWNAAAFGLFTHVLLGLQPLAPLKTLFIDPILPPWLPTLTVENLHIAGATISLKCTRKKTGRTFTKILKKTGEIRVLFQSPVNSLNTTLAKRTLSLIHGRFSGHS, via the coding sequence ATGAACACTCATCTTTTTAAGATTCCCGATGCATCGGTTTTGCCCCTAAAGCTTGTGGCCTGGCGCGGGCAATCGATGCTTGTTGCTCAGGCCGATGGTGAGATCAGGGGTGGTGGGATATGCGGGTACTATTTCAGAGGTTCACGCTATCTGTCTAATTTAACATTCGCTATAAACGATCATAAACTTAGATTCTGTTCTTGTGCAAAAACTGGTTTCAACAGTATGGAATTTTTCTATATTTATCCGCCGGTCGAAAAGGCAGACACTGGTGGCAGCGGGTCGGGCATGATAGAGAAGACTGAAGGTATATCTCATCGGGGACTTGATATACGACTCCTTTACTATGTTAAACCATCGGGGCTCTCGGTGGAGTTTAAGATTACCAATCGCTGGGATACGCAGGTTAATTTCTCTTTTCATACCATGATCAACGCGGACTTTTTACCTATGGATCAGGCTTACAGTAATGGATCAAAAGATGCCCAAACGGCATCCTATTCCAGGTCAGAAAGGGGAGTACGCTTTACTCATAACGATCCGGATTTTCCTTTGCGTATGGATTTTTTACTACCCGAATGCTCATCGTGGATTATAGATAAACACAAATTAAGCAGAAGTGTTTTTCTACTTCAGGGAGAAACGGTTACCATCAGGATGAATGTCCAATCGTTTGATCCAGCGTTCTTTTTAAGTCCTGTGCAGTGGAAACAACGGGAAGCACGGATGGTAAGCTGGGGTGAATCTCTTACCAGGTTAAGTTCAGATCCTTACTCCCGGTATCCGGTGATAGTAAACGGATTAATAGATTATCTATGTAGTGCTGCGTTGCTTGAAGGAGAGAGTGATCAGTGGCTTACACCTGCTGCAGGCTATCCCTACTATCCCTTTCTTTTTGGCAGAGATGCTCTTACGAGCAGTTGGATGATGGCGATGTTTGATGAGGGGCAGAGTATTAGTAATACACTTAGCAGGCTTGGGCAGTTTCAGGGTAAAAAGGTGGACCATTTCAGGGATGAACATCCCGGAAGAATTATTCAGCAGGCGCGAAATGACCTGCCATCCAGAAAGGGAGATAATCCGTTCGATCGTTACTATGGCGATTACGCGTCACCGTTTATGTTTATCATCGCTCTGGCTCATCTGTACGCCTGGAATGGAAATCTTTTCTATGTTAAAAAGCACTGGGACAGATGCAGAAAAATTTTGGACTGGGCAGAAATGTATGCTGACATGGATGGAGACGGGTTTGCTGAATACTTAACCTCCTCACCGTTGGGGCCAAGGCATCAGGGCTGGAAAGACAGCCAGAATGCTGTTGTGGATGAATCGGGCCACCTGGTAGATCCTCCTGTTGCTACCTGTGAAGTTCAGGGGTACTATTATGTTGCACTACAGGCTGCATCACTGTTTGCAATGCTTAACAAATCATTTAGAGATTCTCTTGATTACGCACGGAGAGCCAGAAGGCTTAAACGTCAGTTTAACAAAGCCTTTTGGGTACCAGATGGTGGTTACATAGCCTTTGGGCTCGATTCAAAAAAGAGACAGATTCGATCCATGACCTCCAACATGGGACACTGTCTTGCTTCGGGTATAATAGATTCCTGCTATATAAAAAAAGTCGTTTCTGCACTGTTTTCATCAGATATGTATAGCGGTTGGGGTATAAGGACTCTTTCAGCTTCTAATCCTTCCTACAATCCGCTTAGTTATCATCTGGGAAGTGTATGGCCGGTTGAAAATGCCACCATCGCCTTAGGGCTTCGCCGGTATGGCTTTGATGAGGAAGCTTTAGAGTTGGTGGGAGCAAACTATGAGTTGGCAAAAATGTGGCGTGAAGGGCATATACCTGAATGTATCGGTGGTTACGATCGTCAAAGCGTCTCGCATCCGGGGGCTTTTCCCCGTGCTAATCAACTTCAGACATGGAACGCTGCTGCCTTTGGGCTCTTTACTCATGTTTTGCTCGGGTTACAACCACTTGCACCTCTTAAAACGCTCTTTATAGATCCTATACTGCCTCCATGGCTTCCAACCCTTACGGTAGAAAACCTTCATATCGCAGGTGCTACCATCAGTTTAAAATGTACACGCAAAAAGACAGGTAGGACCTTCACCAAAATTTTAAAAAAAACGGGAGAGATTCGGGTACTGTTTCAATCTCCTGTTAATTCGTTAAACACAACCCTTGCAAAACGGACGCTATCGCTTATTCATGGCAGATTTTCCGGTCATTCATAA
- a CDS encoding TIGR04282 family arsenosugar biosynthesis glycosyltransferase, with product MEQQTVLNKVVIIVITKTPDVPVKTRIAQTEGPHKAHMIYRELLEKTASSLEKLPHYVAYAGTSGPGDLRTIFTKATTFISQKGNDLGDRMKNACKQCYKHGYTHYILIGADCPQRSCDCILQAANHLKEGADVVLGPVEDGGYHLAGVNNSGLKIFDATQWGTSKLLKETLTISNTFNLRTVLMPTLSDIDSFNDYIRWKTHNQ from the coding sequence ATGGAACAACAAACAGTACTAAATAAGGTAGTGATTATAGTCATCACAAAAACACCAGATGTTCCGGTAAAAACACGCATTGCGCAAACAGAGGGCCCACACAAAGCCCACATGATATATCGTGAATTACTGGAAAAAACCGCCAGTTCTCTTGAAAAGTTGCCCCATTATGTAGCCTATGCTGGTACTTCAGGTCCCGGAGACTTGAGAACTATTTTCACAAAAGCGACCACATTCATCTCACAAAAGGGAAATGACCTGGGTGACCGAATGAAAAATGCCTGCAAACAGTGCTACAAACATGGATACACCCACTATATACTAATTGGAGCAGATTGTCCCCAACGCAGTTGTGACTGTATACTTCAAGCTGCAAATCACCTAAAAGAGGGTGCTGATGTAGTGCTGGGACCAGTTGAAGATGGAGGATATCATCTTGCAGGAGTTAATAATTCGGGATTGAAAATTTTCGATGCTACCCAATGGGGCACATCAAAGTTACTAAAAGAAACATTAACGATTTCTAATACCTTCAATTTAAGAACAGTTCTGATGCCAACATTAAGCGATATAGATTCTTTTAATGACTATATACGCTGGAAGACTCACAATCAGTAA